One genomic segment of Planctomycetota bacterium includes these proteins:
- a CDS encoding type I 3-dehydroquinate dehydratase, translated as MTRLCVPIYVRSVDQARRDAFVAVERGAEMVELRLDALADDTLLDAESADFAAIVELANRLIESNVKIILTMRPRNEGGKSDLDDETRFDVLAGLAVRAPAWVDLEWRPMSRAGGWPMNFLELAAVTPVRTITSAHDFETRPNDLMQVFAEISQSRADAAKVAWRARSVRDNIEAFELLREAAKPSVVICMGEAGLPSRVLSKKFNAFLTFASLADEDQTADGQVPVDVLKGRFRWDAIKRSTKVYGVVGHPVAHSRSPHVHNAQFDAIDHDGVYLPLLVEPGYESFKAFMETWLRFEPLDLAGLSITLPHKENALRYAKEIGGSVDATAERVGSVNTFTVHRNDGEATVSAANTDLDAMVQTVRDGLGREVAGLSVGVLGAGGTGRTATAAFTALGCDVTIYNRTAARAEALADEFAATAARLADVGKGVHDVWINTTSLGMAPDTAESPLGDIRPVMTDRTLVFDTIYTPAETTFLRNAREAGARTVNGIPMFLHQAAAQSKLWTGNDVDLDVLRRAFDGSSGPATAD; from the coding sequence TTGACCCGCCTCTGCGTTCCCATCTACGTCCGCTCCGTCGACCAGGCCCGGCGCGATGCGTTCGTCGCCGTCGAGCGCGGGGCCGAGATGGTCGAGCTGCGGCTGGACGCGTTGGCTGACGACACGCTGCTCGACGCGGAGTCGGCGGACTTCGCGGCGATCGTCGAGCTGGCGAATCGACTCATCGAGTCCAACGTCAAGATCATCCTGACGATGCGGCCGCGCAACGAAGGCGGCAAGAGCGACCTGGACGACGAGACACGCTTCGACGTGCTGGCCGGCCTGGCCGTGCGGGCACCGGCGTGGGTCGATCTGGAATGGCGTCCGATGAGTCGCGCAGGCGGCTGGCCGATGAACTTCCTCGAGCTCGCTGCCGTCACGCCGGTCCGCACGATCACCAGCGCTCACGACTTCGAGACCCGGCCGAACGACCTGATGCAGGTCTTTGCCGAGATTAGCCAGTCGCGCGCCGACGCGGCCAAGGTCGCCTGGCGTGCCCGGAGCGTGCGCGACAACATCGAGGCGTTCGAGCTGCTGCGCGAGGCCGCCAAGCCGAGCGTCGTGATCTGCATGGGCGAAGCGGGCCTGCCGAGCCGTGTGCTCTCCAAGAAGTTCAACGCGTTTCTCACCTTCGCCAGCCTCGCCGACGAAGACCAGACCGCCGACGGTCAGGTGCCGGTCGACGTGCTCAAGGGCCGGTTCCGCTGGGACGCGATCAAGCGATCAACCAAGGTCTACGGCGTCGTCGGCCATCCCGTCGCGCACAGTCGGAGCCCGCACGTCCACAACGCGCAGTTCGATGCGATCGACCACGACGGCGTCTACCTGCCGCTCCTGGTCGAGCCGGGTTACGAGTCGTTCAAGGCGTTCATGGAAACGTGGCTCCGGTTCGAACCGCTGGACCTGGCCGGCCTGTCGATCACGCTGCCGCACAAGGAAAACGCCCTCCGCTACGCCAAGGAGATCGGCGGCAGCGTCGACGCCACCGCAGAACGCGTCGGCTCGGTCAACACGTTCACCGTCCACCGCAACGACGGCGAGGCGACGGTCTCGGCGGCGAACACCGACCTGGACGCGATGGTCCAGACCGTCCGCGACGGCCTGGGTCGCGAGGTCGCGGGCTTGTCGGTCGGCGTGCTGGGCGCGGGCGGCACCGGACGGACGGCGACAGCGGCGTTCACGGCACTCGGGTGCGACGTCACGATCTACAACCGCACCGCCGCCCGGGCCGAGGCCTTGGCCGACGAGTTCGCCGCCACGGCCGCGCGGTTGGCCGACGTGGGCAAGGGCGTGCACGACGTCTGGATCAACACGACCAGCCTCGGCATGGCCCCCGACACCGCCGAGTCGCCGCTGGGCGACATCCGACCCGTGATGACCGATCGGACACTCGTCTTCGACACGATCTACACGCCCGCCGAGACGACCTTCCTCCGCAACGCACGCGAGGCCGGGGCCCGCACCGTCAACGGCATCCCGATGTTCCTCCATCAGGCGGCGGCGCAGTCGAAGCTCTGGACCGGCAACGACGTCGACCTGGACGTCCTGCGACGGGCGTTCGACGGATCGAGCGGACCTGCGACCGCCGATTGA
- the rplM gene encoding 50S ribosomal protein L13, translated as MSSYLAKTGELTPDWHVVDATDKVLGRMATELATILQGKHKPTYTPHVDTGDFVIVLNASKVKVTGRKAESRTYQTYSGYPSGQHVYSYKAMNEKSPEKVIELAVRRMLPKSKLGKQMLSKLKVYAGDTHTHQAQQPKPLAI; from the coding sequence ATGAGCAGCTACTTAGCGAAAACTGGCGAACTGACGCCCGATTGGCACGTCGTTGACGCGACGGACAAGGTCCTTGGCCGCATGGCGACCGAGCTGGCCACCATCCTTCAGGGCAAGCACAAGCCCACGTACACGCCGCACGTCGACACCGGCGACTTCGTCATCGTCCTCAACGCCTCCAAGGTCAAAGTCACCGGCCGCAAGGCCGAGAGCCGGACCTACCAGACCTACAGCGGCTACCCGAGCGGCCAGCACGTCTACAGCTACAAGGCGATGAACGAGAAGTCGCCCGAGAAGGTCATCGAGCTAGCCGTGCGTCGCATGCTGCCCAAGAGCAAGCTGGGCAAGCAGATGCTCTCCAAGCTCAAGGTCTACGCCGGCGACACCCACACCCACCAGGCCCAGCAGCCCAAGCCGCTGGCGATTTGA
- the rpsI gene encoding 30S ribosomal protein S9, giving the protein MSDPTEVEDTQAPEGAVAEPQDVAAEEDATLEADFAVATPDPQAFGSAAHAAPSGYFWGTGRRKSSVARVRIASGSGNVSIKRSGNDPRELNDYFQNERDRKAIFGPLEVTQYGGKVDVHVNANGGGSTGQAEAIVMGLARALIKYDPQSEAALRENGFMTRDSRMKERKKYGQRGARRRFQFSKR; this is encoded by the coding sequence ATGAGCGATCCGACCGAAGTTGAAGACACGCAGGCCCCCGAGGGTGCCGTCGCCGAGCCGCAGGACGTGGCCGCCGAAGAGGACGCCACGCTCGAGGCCGACTTCGCGGTCGCCACGCCCGATCCGCAGGCTTTTGGCTCGGCCGCCCACGCTGCTCCGAGCGGCTACTTCTGGGGCACCGGCCGGCGCAAGAGCAGCGTCGCCCGCGTCCGAATCGCCTCGGGCTCCGGCAATGTCAGCATCAAGCGCAGCGGCAACGACCCGCGCGAGCTCAACGACTACTTCCAGAACGAGCGCGACCGCAAGGCCATCTTCGGCCCGCTGGAAGTCACGCAGTACGGCGGCAAGGTTGACGTTCACGTCAATGCCAACGGCGGCGGCTCCACCGGCCAGGCCGAAGCCATCGTCATGGGCCTGGCCCGGGCGCTCATTAAGTACGACCCGCAGAGCGAGGCCGCCCTTCGCGAGAACGGCTTCATGACCCGCGACAGCCGCATGAAGGAGCGCAAGAAGTACGGCCAGCGCGGTGCCCGCCGTCGCTTCCAGTTCAGCAAGCGGTAA
- a CDS encoding substrate-binding domain-containing protein, giving the protein MRVLALVDCVQSYGRGVLAGMARYANAHGGWTISLDHHNQSRQRLPALRRGTSAVIAYALRPGLIDALRSTGLPTVNTSSGAADPGMPAVVPDDRAIGRLAADDFIARGYRRLVALQLPIWHFSRVRAEAFVEHAQEAGCHASVLRLPSWPSAEASVRELLEQCPTPVGVFASSDMLAVFVVRQAMELRRTMPEQVAVLGVDNDELTSQMMEPRISSVAIPWQKLGFEAAAMLDRLVQGKTLDADTVRIPPTGIVTRQTTNGLAIDDHDVAAAIGYVRQHLTEPISTADVLRSVPLSRRSLEVRFKRAVGQTLQSYITAMRIERSKRLLAETDFAIPEIAARSGFVDPTYFATVFRKTAGESPSAFRSKSRLA; this is encoded by the coding sequence ATGCGCGTTCTCGCCCTTGTCGACTGCGTGCAAAGCTACGGCCGAGGCGTGCTCGCCGGCATGGCCCGGTACGCCAACGCCCACGGCGGCTGGACCATCTCCCTCGACCATCACAACCAATCACGGCAACGTCTCCCCGCCTTGCGCCGCGGAACATCCGCCGTCATCGCCTACGCGCTTCGACCGGGCCTGATCGACGCGCTGCGATCAACCGGACTCCCAACCGTCAACACCTCGTCCGGTGCCGCCGACCCCGGGATGCCCGCCGTGGTGCCCGACGATCGCGCCATCGGCAGACTCGCGGCCGACGACTTCATCGCCCGCGGCTATCGACGACTCGTCGCGCTGCAACTCCCGATCTGGCACTTCTCCAGGGTCCGTGCCGAAGCGTTCGTCGAACACGCCCAGGAAGCCGGCTGCCATGCCTCCGTCCTGCGATTGCCGTCGTGGCCGTCGGCCGAGGCCAGCGTTCGCGAATTGCTCGAGCAGTGCCCGACGCCGGTCGGCGTGTTCGCCAGCTCGGACATGCTCGCCGTCTTCGTCGTCCGACAAGCGATGGAGCTTCGGCGGACGATGCCCGAGCAGGTGGCCGTCCTCGGCGTGGACAACGACGAGCTCACGTCGCAGATGATGGAGCCGCGCATCTCCAGCGTCGCAATCCCGTGGCAAAAGCTCGGCTTTGAAGCCGCGGCCATGCTCGATCGCCTCGTGCAGGGCAAGACACTCGACGCGGACACAGTCCGCATCCCGCCGACCGGCATCGTCACGCGTCAGACCACCAACGGCCTCGCCATCGACGACCACGACGTCGCGGCAGCGATCGGCTACGTCCGGCAGCACCTCACCGAACCGATCTCCACGGCCGACGTGTTGCGATCGGTCCCGCTCTCGCGCCGCTCGCTCGAAGTCCGCTTCAAACGCGCCGTCGGCCAGACGCTCCAGTCGTACATCACGGCCATGCGGATCGAGCGCTCCAAGCGGCTTCTCGCCGAGACCGACTTTGCGATCCCCGAGATCGCCGCCCGCTCTGGCTTCGTCGACCCGACCTACTTCGCGACCGTCTTCCGCAAAACCGCGGGCGAGTCGCCCAGCGCCTTCCGGTCCAAGTCCCGCTTGGCGTGA
- a CDS encoding PIN domain-containing protein, whose product MSIHLIDANVLIDFLSPDAAHHVASAQLVGDLVDIGEAAINQIIYAEVLAGLESEAEFAETFADEELQRLDLPWEAAWPASQAHARYRMLKGTRRSPMPDFYIGAHAEVQGLTIVTRDATRYRTYFPAVEVVTP is encoded by the coding sequence GTGAGCATTCACCTCATTGATGCGAACGTTCTGATCGACTTTCTCAGTCCCGATGCAGCACATCACGTGGCGTCAGCTCAGCTAGTGGGCGATCTCGTCGATATCGGTGAGGCGGCGATCAACCAGATCATCTATGCCGAGGTGCTCGCGGGGCTGGAGTCGGAAGCGGAATTTGCCGAGACATTCGCCGACGAAGAACTACAGCGGCTCGACCTGCCGTGGGAGGCGGCGTGGCCTGCGAGTCAGGCTCATGCTCGCTACCGGATGTTGAAAGGCACAAGAAGATCGCCGATGCCGGACTTCTACATTGGAGCGCATGCCGAGGTGCAAGGGCTGACGATCGTGACGCGGGATGCGACGCGGTACCGGACGTACTTCCCGGCGGTCGAGGTGGTCACTCCGTAG
- a CDS encoding mandelate racemase/muconate lactonizing enzyme family protein, translating into MSEPVVERVESFVSPDHQLGLVRLTLSDGSFGWGQLAPYNADITASVLHRQVAWFFLGHTLDASEDRLDVALLANHKYPWSYVCRALAGVDLAVWDLRGKLAGKPVAELLGGRLEPIRAYASSMRRDIAPSDEADRLVRLRNDFGFDAFKIRVGKTNGRDVDASPGRTETIIPTIRQALGDDATLMADANGGFSPTRAIEVGRLLEDHGYAHFEEPCLFGEWEQTKEVTDALSIDVACGEQDNDVAQFRRMLKARAMDIVQPDVCYAGGITRLLQIGDLADGLAIPILPHAANRSLLLVATHHLMCAVKRPGPYIEVGIESQPHFENAYAPMPVVRDGQLHTEPGPGWGVTIRDDWLATSNRSVSEQA; encoded by the coding sequence GTGAGCGAACCCGTCGTCGAGCGGGTCGAGTCGTTCGTTTCGCCCGACCATCAGCTCGGACTTGTCCGGTTGACCCTCAGCGACGGCTCGTTCGGCTGGGGACAACTCGCACCGTACAACGCAGACATCACCGCGAGTGTGCTGCATCGTCAGGTCGCCTGGTTCTTTCTCGGCCACACACTCGACGCCTCCGAAGACCGGCTCGACGTAGCGCTACTGGCGAATCACAAGTACCCATGGAGCTACGTCTGCCGGGCCTTGGCAGGCGTCGACCTGGCCGTCTGGGATCTCCGAGGCAAGCTGGCCGGTAAGCCCGTCGCCGAACTCCTCGGCGGCCGACTTGAGCCGATTCGGGCTTATGCGTCGAGCATGCGACGCGACATCGCACCGAGCGACGAAGCTGATCGACTGGTCCGGCTTCGTAACGACTTCGGCTTCGACGCCTTCAAGATCCGCGTCGGCAAGACAAACGGCCGAGACGTCGACGCATCGCCGGGCCGAACCGAGACGATCATTCCGACCATCCGCCAAGCCCTCGGCGACGACGCCACGCTCATGGCCGACGCCAACGGCGGCTTCTCGCCGACGCGTGCCATCGAGGTCGGTCGCCTGCTCGAAGATCATGGCTACGCCCACTTTGAGGAGCCCTGCCTCTTTGGGGAATGGGAACAGACAAAGGAAGTCACCGACGCCCTTTCGATCGACGTCGCCTGCGGCGAGCAGGACAACGACGTGGCCCAGTTCCGACGCATGCTGAAGGCTCGAGCGATGGACATCGTCCAGCCCGACGTCTGTTACGCCGGTGGTATCACGCGACTCCTGCAGATCGGCGACCTCGCCGACGGTCTCGCCATCCCGATCCTCCCGCACGCTGCCAACCGCTCGCTCCTTCTCGTCGCGACGCACCATCTGATGTGTGCCGTCAAACGCCCCGGCCCTTACATCGAAGTCGGCATCGAGTCACAACCGCACTTCGAGAACGCCTATGCCCCGATGCCCGTCGTCCGCGACGGCCAACTCCACACCGAGCCCGGGCCCGGCTGGGGCGTGACGATCCGTGACGACTGGCTGGCGACGAGCAATCGGTCGGTTTCCGAGCAAGCGTGA
- a CDS encoding PEGA domain-containing protein encodes MRWLLLLVLVVSTGCVERRMKLLSQPPGALVFVNGEEVGRTPVKVPFTWYGNYDVVLRKEGFATLDKTRWIVAPWWQWVGFDLIADVLPIRLTHTPELSFVLEPDAGAEDGLVERAEAYRDETLDE; translated from the coding sequence ATGCGGTGGCTGCTGCTTCTGGTTCTCGTCGTCTCCACCGGCTGTGTCGAGCGGCGGATGAAGCTCCTGAGCCAGCCGCCAGGGGCACTCGTCTTCGTCAACGGCGAAGAGGTCGGGCGAACGCCGGTCAAGGTGCCGTTCACGTGGTACGGCAACTACGACGTCGTCCTCCGCAAGGAGGGCTTTGCCACGCTCGACAAGACGCGTTGGATCGTCGCGCCGTGGTGGCAGTGGGTCGGGTTCGACCTGATCGCCGACGTGCTGCCGATTCGGCTGACGCACACGCCAGAGCTGAGCTTCGTGCTGGAGCCCGACGCCGGTGCGGAGGACGGGCTGGTGGAGCGGGCGGAGGCGTACCGCGACGAGACGCTGGACGAATAG